In Amaranthus tricolor cultivar Red isolate AtriRed21 chromosome 5, ASM2621246v1, whole genome shotgun sequence, a genomic segment contains:
- the LOC130814106 gene encoding scarecrow-like protein 30 — translation MYFLPNFSNSQELIDVNNGCFQNYDLHEPISFNDQVYHFYHQNQEEIIPDFPDACLKFMNDILMEEDMDDDGRLVNLQDHHALQATEKSFYDVLGKTYPPSSSDQPIKVSDDLSINSRNQSSCLMINHVLESSECSAGSSSSFNCLRDGFADSPVSTLFDNELNYVVNSGLNRVYKEKNRNRRENVSNLEERSAKQVAASNEEYAQMEEFDDVLISKEGNDDISPCVSKSAVKETSVQEENQKGSKSKRKSRARKKTNKEMVDLRTLLTQCAEAVAGSDFVTANELLKQIRQHATPFGDSVQRVAHYFANGLEARMNGTGSELYRASDWKRFTPSDFLRGYKLYVSAIPFMRASHYLANQTIAKLAEKAPKIHIIDFGIFLGFQWPCLIQTLSRRPLGPPRLKITGVDNPQSGFKPAKMIEETGRRLAGYCERFGVPFEFQGIAQKWHTVNPDDLNIQKDELVIVSCLFRSKQLPDESAEINSPRDGVLKLIRSLNPDLFIHGVINGTFNAPFFITRFREALYHYSSLFDVFEATMLHEDQERQLIENYLYGKDAMNIVACEGSERIERPETYKQWQVRHQRTGFVQVQWDQAVVNRARAMVRANYHKDFMLEQDKYWMVQGWKGRVINAMSCWKPA, via the coding sequence ATGTATTTTCTTCCAAACTTTTCAAACTCTCAAGAATTGATTGATGTAAATAATGGTTGTTTTCAAAACTATGATTTACATGAACCCATATCCTTTAATGATCAAGTCTATCATTTTTATCATCAAAACCAGGAAGAAATCATACCAGATTTTCCTGATGCTtgtttaaagttcatgaatgatATTCTCATGGAAGAAGATATGGATGATGATGGTAGGCTAGTTAACTTACAAGATCATCATGCACTTCAAGCTACTGAGAAGTCATTTTATGATGTTCTTGGGAAGACTTACCCACCATCATCCTCTGATCAACCCATAAAAGTTTCAGATGATCTTAGCATAAACAGCAGAAATCAATCCAGCTGCTTGATGATTAATCATGTATTAGAATCTTCAGAGTGTTCTGCTGGTTCAAGTAGTAGCTTCAATTGTTTGAGAGATGGGTTTGCAGACTCTCCTGTAAGCACGCTTTTCGACAATGAGCTTAACTATGTAGTTAATTCTGGGCTTAACCGCGTTTATAAAGAGAAGAATCGTAATCGAAGAGAAAATGTGAGTAATCTTGAGGAAAGGAGTGCTAAACAAGTAGCAGCTAGTAATGAAGAGTATGCACAAATGGAGGAATTCGACGATGTATTGATTAGTAAAGAAGGGAACGATGATATATCGCCTTGCGTAAGCAAAAGCGCTGTGAAGGAAACAAGTGTGCAGGAGGAGAACCAGAAAGGGTCTAAGAGTAAACGAAAATCGCGTGCTAGGAAGAAGACTAATAAGGAAATGGTGGATTTAAGGACATTACTGACTCAGTGTGCAGAAGCTGTTGCAGGGTCTGATTTCGTGACTGCAAACGAGCTGCTGAAACAGATTAGGCAGCATGCTACGCCGTTTGGGGATAGTGTGCAGAGGGTGGCACATTATTTTGCGAATGGGCTTGAAGCGCGGATGAATGGCACAGGATCAGAGCTATACCGAGCTTCTGATTGGAAGCGATTTACACCAAGTGATTTCTTGAGAGGCTATAAGTTGTATGTTTCAGCTATTCCTTTTATGAGGGCATCCCACTATTTAGCTAATCAAACTATAGCTAAACTAGCTGAAAAAGCACCAAAAATACACATTATTGATTTTGGCATATTTTTGGGCTTCCAATGGCCTTGTTTGATTCAAACTCTATCTAGAAGACCTCTTGGCCCTCCGAGGCTTAAAATAACCGGAGTTGATAATCCGCAGAGCGGGTTTAAACCCGCGAAAATGATAGAAGAGACAGGTCGACGATTAGCTGGTTACTGTGAGAGATTTGGTGTGCCTTTTGAGTTTCAGGGCATTGCACAAAAGTGGCATACTGTCAATCCTGATGATCTCAACATACAAAAAGATGAACTTGTGATAGTTTCGTGTCTGTTTCGATCAAAACAACTCCCGGATGAGAGTGCCGAAATTAACAGCCCGCGAGATGGTGTCTTAAAATTGATAAGGAGCTTAAATCCTGATCTATTCATACATGGTGTGATCAATGGCACATTCAATGCTCCGTTTTTTATCACTCGGTTTAGGGAAGCACTTTATCATTACTCTTCATTGTTCGATGTTTTCGAAGCGACAATGCTTCATGAAGATCAAGAAAGACAACTTATAGAGAATTATTTGTATGGTAAAGACGCGATGAATATAGTAGCTTGTGAAGGGAGTGAAAGGATTGAAAGGCCGGAGACTTACAAGCAGTGGCAGGTGAGACATCAGAGGACAGGGTTTGTGCAAGTGCAATGGGATCAGGCAGTTGTAAATAGAGCAAGAGCAATGGTAAGGGCTAATTACCACAAGGATTTTATGTTAGAGCAAGATAAATATTGGATGGTTCAAGGATGGAAAGGAAGAGTTATTAATGCCATGTCCTGTTGGAAACCTGCTTGA